In one Saccharibacillus brassicae genomic region, the following are encoded:
- a CDS encoding RidA family protein, translating to MSHSKKTIVTDKAPGAIGPYSQAVAAGPFIFASGQLGVHPQTGEFPDGVEAQAKQSLENVKALLEAAGSGLDRVVKATMFLKDMNDFAAANAVYGTFFSEPYPARSTIEVARLPKDALVEIEVIALAE from the coding sequence ATGTCGCACAGCAAAAAAACGATCGTCACCGATAAAGCGCCCGGCGCAATCGGACCTTACTCGCAGGCCGTCGCGGCCGGACCGTTCATTTTCGCTTCCGGTCAGCTCGGCGTGCATCCGCAGACCGGCGAATTCCCGGACGGCGTCGAAGCGCAGGCCAAGCAGTCGCTGGAGAACGTCAAAGCGCTGCTGGAAGCGGCGGGCAGCGGTCTCGACCGCGTCGTCAAAGCGACGATGTTCCTCAAGGACATGAACGATTTCGCCGCGGCGAACGCCGTCTACGGCACGTTCTTCAGCGAGCCTTACCCGGCGCGCAGCACGATCGAAGTCGCGCGCCTGCCGAAGGACGCGCTGGTGGAGATCGAAGTGATCGCGCTGGCCGAATAA
- a CDS encoding heme-degrading domain-containing protein produces the protein MSVTPETKLSQMRQEEQELRFVSFDAETALALGLTLIEEARRTGKKVTVDITRQGHRLFLHAMEGTSPENEDWIRRKNNTVARFVKSSWHAALQLRSENQTLAGDYGLSDDEYVLAGGAFPLMLAGEGLIGTITVSGLPDQEDHDLVTSGIRRFLAEQQG, from the coding sequence ATGTCCGTCACTCCCGAAACAAAGCTGTCGCAAATGCGGCAGGAAGAACAAGAACTGCGTTTCGTTTCGTTCGACGCCGAGACCGCTCTCGCGCTCGGACTGACCCTGATCGAGGAAGCCCGCCGGACCGGCAAAAAGGTGACCGTCGATATTACCCGCCAAGGCCACCGGCTGTTCCTGCACGCGATGGAAGGCACTTCGCCGGAAAACGAAGACTGGATTCGCCGCAAAAACAATACGGTGGCCCGTTTCGTCAAAAGTTCCTGGCATGCGGCACTCCAGCTTCGCAGCGAAAACCAAACGCTTGCGGGCGACTACGGCTTGAGCGACGACGAATACGTGCTGGCCGGCGGCGCGTTCCCGCTCATGCTGGCCGGCGAAGGGCTGATCGGCACGATTACCGTATCCGGCCTGCCGGACCAGGAAGATCACGATCTCGTGACTTCCGGCATCCGCCGCTTTTTGGCCGAGCAGCAGGGCTGA
- a CDS encoding sensor histidine kinase: MEFPKMFVQNMAVLVTFAYVANLIYKYAIFRAPGTVKYIGSVLLLIAGGWFSMFFGFKLSEDVIFDMRMVPLLIAIFVYTRPSIVFAVGLGIGLTRFSFGWSDAAVAGFVNLAILGMVGALLNVWLRRLNWDFLRGAALVIVVMNVLNSLNIAILGVIPTGYYLSHIVPYTLPTALLLCGLFALILRDFQKEQQRTLALAEANRLLKEQTEELGKNEIVLEDRAKQLQLASQYKSEFLANMSHELRTPLNSIINLAQFISESAEDTPIEETTRYGQLIYHSGEDLLKIINDILDLSKVEAGKLEIVNEDISLQEVPSWVGSYFELTAERKQLDFNIRLESSLPDTIRSDPQRLQQILRNLLANAFKFTDRGSVELRIYKAEEPQLKGEWIVFAVRDTGIGIAAEKHFTIFEAFQQADSTIGKKYGGTGLGLSISSDLSRLLGGFIRMESVEGKGSTFSLFLPLS, translated from the coding sequence ATGGAATTTCCGAAAATGTTCGTGCAAAATATGGCGGTGCTGGTCACCTTCGCCTATGTCGCCAACCTGATCTACAAATATGCAATTTTCCGCGCGCCCGGTACGGTGAAATATATAGGTTCCGTTCTGCTGCTTATTGCGGGCGGATGGTTTTCGATGTTTTTCGGATTCAAGCTGTCCGAAGACGTTATCTTCGACATGCGCATGGTGCCTCTGCTGATCGCCATTTTCGTATATACCCGTCCTTCGATCGTGTTTGCCGTGGGACTCGGGATCGGCTTGACGCGTTTCTCTTTCGGATGGAGCGACGCGGCCGTGGCCGGCTTCGTCAATCTGGCGATTCTCGGTATGGTGGGAGCGCTGCTGAACGTGTGGCTTCGCCGCCTGAACTGGGATTTTCTACGCGGTGCTGCGCTCGTCATCGTCGTGATGAACGTGCTCAACAGTCTGAATATCGCGATTCTCGGCGTGATCCCGACGGGGTATTACTTGTCGCATATCGTTCCGTACACGCTGCCTACCGCCCTGCTGCTGTGCGGGTTGTTCGCTTTGATCCTGCGCGATTTCCAGAAGGAACAGCAGCGAACCCTCGCGCTCGCGGAAGCGAACCGCCTGCTCAAGGAGCAGACGGAGGAACTCGGCAAGAACGAGATCGTGCTGGAAGACCGGGCCAAGCAGCTCCAGCTCGCATCCCAGTACAAATCGGAATTTCTGGCGAATATGTCGCACGAACTGCGCACGCCGCTTAACAGCATCATCAACCTGGCGCAGTTTATCTCGGAGTCGGCCGAAGACACGCCGATTGAAGAGACGACGCGTTACGGGCAATTGATTTACCATTCGGGCGAAGACCTGCTCAAGATCATCAACGACATTCTCGATCTGTCCAAGGTTGAAGCGGGCAAGCTTGAGATCGTCAACGAAGACATCAGCCTTCAGGAAGTGCCGAGCTGGGTCGGTTCGTATTTCGAGCTGACGGCCGAACGCAAGCAGCTGGACTTCAATATCCGCCTGGAGAGCAGCCTGCCGGACACGATCCGTTCCGATCCGCAGCGCCTTCAGCAGATTCTGCGCAACCTGCTCGCCAACGCGTTCAAGTTTACCGATCGAGGCTCGGTCGAACTGCGCATCTACAAGGCGGAAGAACCGCAGCTCAAAGGGGAGTGGATCGTGTTCGCGGTCCGCGATACAGGAATCGGGATCGCGGCCGAGAAACATTTCACGATTTTCGAGGCGTTTCAGCAGGCGGACAGCACAATCGGCAAAAAATACGGGGGTACCGGTCTCGGACTGTCCATCAGCAGCGATCTGTCGCGCCTGCTCGGAGGCTTTATCCGCATGGAGAGCGTCGAAGGCAAAGGCAGCACGTTTTCGCTGTTCCTGCCGCTCTCCTGA
- a CDS encoding carbon-nitrogen hydrolase family protein, with the protein MKMRTAAVQYHLHTISSFDEFAKQAEHYVKTALEFETEFLLFPEFFTTQLLSIPDEHGQAQGIESLPDYTQAYLDLFRGLAQSSTMHIIAGTHVVRRAGKLYNTAHLFYPDGRVATQEKIHITPTEVHEWNMAQGDEVSVFDTDKGKIALLTCYDIEFPEIVRIARAKGADVIFCPSCTDDRHGFHRVRYCCHARTIENQIYVVTTGTVGSLPTVDFMRGNFGQAAMISPNDVPFPPRGIVAEGEINDDMIVVADLDLDLLQQVRQKGSVTTWRDRRTDLYTDWS; encoded by the coding sequence ATGAAAATGCGTACAGCCGCTGTACAGTATCATCTGCATACGATCTCGTCTTTTGACGAATTTGCCAAGCAGGCCGAACATTACGTAAAAACGGCTCTGGAGTTCGAAACCGAATTTTTGCTGTTCCCCGAATTTTTCACGACCCAGCTGCTGTCCATCCCCGACGAGCACGGGCAGGCGCAGGGAATCGAGAGTCTCCCTGATTATACGCAGGCTTACCTCGATTTGTTTCGCGGACTCGCACAGTCGTCCACTATGCACATTATCGCGGGCACGCACGTCGTGCGCCGCGCAGGCAAATTGTACAACACGGCGCACCTCTTCTATCCCGACGGCCGCGTCGCGACGCAGGAGAAAATCCATATCACGCCGACCGAAGTCCACGAATGGAATATGGCCCAGGGCGACGAAGTATCGGTGTTCGATACGGACAAAGGCAAGATCGCGCTGCTGACATGCTACGATATCGAATTCCCGGAGATCGTTCGCATCGCCCGGGCCAAAGGCGCGGACGTGATCTTCTGCCCGTCCTGCACCGATGACCGGCACGGCTTCCATCGGGTCCGCTACTGCTGCCATGCGCGAACGATCGAGAATCAAATCTACGTCGTGACGACCGGCACGGTCGGCTCGCTGCCGACGGTCGATTTCATGCGCGGCAATTTCGGCCAGGCGGCGATGATCTCGCCGAACGACGTGCCGTTTCCTCCGCGCGGCATCGTGGCCGAAGGCGAGATCAACGACGACATGATCGTCGTCGCCGATCTGGATCTGGACCTGCTCCAGCAGGTCCGCCAGAAAGGCTCGGTCACGACCTGGCGCGATCGCCGGACCGACCTGTATACGGACTGGTCTTGA
- a CDS encoding aspartate aminotransferase family protein, translated as MPSAGRPTLTAQEVIALRKAHFFPCTQHFYRNPPVLVSGSMQRVTDSEGRVYTDFFAGVSVVASGHCNPAITKATVRQTRTLQHTTTIYLTEPSARLAQRMAGLLPAYPKVFFCNSGSEANEGALMLARRHTKRKGFIALTESLHGRTALTMSVTGLSMWRGDPFPDEDVHFIPRPYAYGVPAQEAAELSLNALRGVLQSAGDRIAAMIVEPIQGNGGMVVMPDGYLARAKKLLDEHGVLLIADEIQTGFGRTGALLCSDQLGVQADIVTLAKALGGGIPIGAFAATESVAASLDTPSASTFGGNPVSAGTALAVLDYVESQRLPERAARLGTALKLGLERMRAFYPRILSEVRGLGLMLGAELHADEPSLGAAAVDRVLEEMKDRGFLIGKNGVARNVLAFQPPLVIDASDIEAMLEQLDAVLGGLEQDRLRAEEPSVPADFPSGAEAP; from the coding sequence ATCCCGAGTGCCGGGCGGCCGACGCTGACGGCGCAGGAAGTGATCGCGCTGCGCAAAGCGCATTTCTTCCCGTGCACGCAGCATTTCTACCGCAATCCGCCGGTGCTGGTCTCGGGCTCGATGCAGCGAGTGACGGACAGCGAAGGCCGCGTGTATACCGACTTTTTCGCGGGCGTATCGGTCGTGGCGAGCGGCCACTGCAATCCGGCGATCACCAAAGCGACGGTGCGGCAGACGCGCACGCTTCAGCATACGACGACGATCTATCTGACCGAACCGTCCGCGCGGTTGGCGCAGCGGATGGCCGGGCTGCTGCCGGCGTATCCGAAAGTCTTTTTTTGCAACAGCGGGTCCGAAGCGAACGAAGGCGCGCTGATGCTGGCCCGCCGCCATACGAAGCGCAAAGGCTTCATCGCGCTGACCGAATCGCTGCACGGCCGCACGGCGCTGACGATGAGCGTGACCGGGTTATCGATGTGGCGGGGCGATCCGTTCCCGGACGAGGACGTCCATTTTATTCCCCGCCCGTATGCATACGGCGTGCCGGCGCAGGAAGCGGCGGAGCTGTCGCTGAACGCGCTGCGCGGCGTGCTTCAGAGCGCCGGCGACCGGATTGCGGCGATGATCGTCGAGCCGATCCAGGGCAACGGCGGGATGGTCGTCATGCCGGACGGGTATCTGGCCCGCGCCAAAAAGCTGCTGGACGAACACGGCGTGCTGCTGATCGCCGACGAGATCCAGACCGGCTTCGGCCGGACGGGCGCGCTGCTCTGCTCCGATCAGCTCGGCGTGCAGGCCGATATCGTCACGCTGGCCAAAGCGCTCGGCGGCGGCATCCCGATCGGCGCGTTCGCGGCGACGGAATCCGTCGCCGCTTCGCTCGATACGCCGTCGGCGTCGACGTTCGGCGGCAATCCGGTCTCGGCCGGGACGGCGCTGGCCGTCCTCGATTACGTCGAATCGCAGCGGCTGCCGGAACGCGCAGCGCGTCTCGGGACGGCGCTGAAGCTCGGGCTGGAGAGGATGCGGGCGTTCTATCCGCGCATCCTCTCGGAAGTGCGCGGCCTCGGCCTGATGCTGGGCGCGGAACTGCACGCGGACGAGCCGTCGCTCGGCGCGGCCGCGGTTGACCGGGTGCTGGAAGAGATGAAGGACCGGGGCTTCCTGATCGGCAAAAACGGCGTGGCCCGCAACGTGCTGGCGTTCCAGCCGCCGCTCGTAATCGACGCTTCGGACATCGAAGCGATGCTGGAACAGCTGGACGCGGTACTCGGCGGCCTGGAGCAGGATCGTCTCCGCGCCGAGGAACCATCCGTGCCGGCCGATTTCCCAAGCGGGGCAGAAGCGCCATGA
- a CDS encoding UbiA-like polyprenyltransferase — MSAALRSALTKTRDFGSLVMFSHTLFSLPFAIISIVWAAGGLPDWRVVLASLLALVAARNGANAFNRLADREFDAANPRTAHRHLPQKRLGVREVWIFVIVNYAIFVAAAGMLNPLCLILSPVAIFLISSYSYTKRFTWLSHLYLGFTIASAPIGAWFAVTGTFAFTPFVLGTIVMLWIGGFDILYGTQDIDFDRAHGLHSIPSAFGLKPALYISRFLHLVMVGLLLFLFFFRDLGAWYLIGIGLAGFLLLLEHGIVKPHNRRLMQIASYNLNQVISLLILSFTMLDYFWMI; from the coding sequence ATGAGCGCGGCTTTGCGCAGCGCGCTGACCAAGACGCGCGATTTCGGATCGCTGGTCATGTTCTCGCACACGCTGTTCTCGCTGCCGTTCGCGATTATCTCGATCGTCTGGGCGGCCGGCGGCCTGCCGGACTGGCGCGTCGTGCTCGCTTCGCTTCTGGCGCTGGTCGCCGCCCGCAACGGCGCCAACGCGTTCAACCGGTTGGCCGACCGGGAGTTCGACGCGGCCAATCCGCGCACCGCGCATCGCCATCTGCCGCAGAAGCGGCTCGGCGTGCGGGAAGTATGGATCTTCGTCATCGTCAACTACGCGATCTTCGTCGCGGCGGCCGGCATGCTGAACCCGCTGTGCCTGATCCTGTCGCCGGTCGCGATCTTCCTCATCTCTTCGTATTCGTACACGAAGCGCTTCACCTGGCTCAGCCATCTGTATCTGGGCTTTACGATCGCGTCGGCGCCGATCGGCGCCTGGTTCGCCGTGACCGGCACGTTCGCGTTCACCCCGTTCGTGCTCGGTACGATCGTCATGCTGTGGATCGGCGGGTTCGATATTTTGTACGGCACGCAGGACATCGACTTCGACCGCGCGCACGGGCTGCATTCCATCCCGAGCGCATTCGGCCTGAAGCCGGCGCTGTACATTTCGCGCTTCCTGCATCTCGTCATGGTCGGACTGCTGCTGTTCCTGTTCTTTTTCCGCGATCTCGGCGCTTGGTACCTGATCGGTATCGGGCTGGCGGGGTTTCTGCTCCTGCTGGAACACGGCATCGTGAAGCCGCATAACCGCCGGCTCATGCAGATCGCTTCGTACAATCTGAACCAAGTGATCAGCCTGCTGATCCTGTCGTTTACGATGCTGGATTATTTCTGGATGATCTGA
- a CDS encoding FMN-binding protein — MNKKHGAVWMCGVLLAGALSACGSNETAEVTAEPAAQAEPAKEAAAAPAAETAADASQWKDGLYFAQGDMDKESGWQPYVILQVTGGKIADADWSASSLNGGPDKKATSEAGKYGMKAGGASSEWHEQAEKIEQFLIDKQDPAAITTDAEGHTDVVSGVSIHVNDFTKLAETALAAGPVEAGPYKDGAYHAEAADFDTESGWKETVDATVAAGRIVAINFSGSNAAGEDKKTNSREGKYGMKAGGAQAEWHEEAEKAEQYVIEKQDPAAVETKEDGTTDAISGVTIHVASYLKLAEQALADAK; from the coding sequence ATGAACAAAAAGCACGGGGCCGTATGGATGTGCGGCGTTCTTCTCGCAGGAGCGCTCTCGGCATGCGGAAGCAATGAAACGGCCGAGGTCACAGCCGAACCGGCGGCGCAGGCCGAACCGGCGAAAGAGGCTGCGGCGGCACCGGCGGCTGAGACGGCGGCCGACGCTTCCCAATGGAAAGACGGCCTGTACTTTGCCCAGGGGGACATGGACAAGGAATCCGGCTGGCAGCCGTACGTGATCCTGCAGGTGACAGGCGGCAAAATTGCCGACGCCGACTGGAGCGCATCCAGCCTCAACGGCGGTCCGGACAAGAAGGCGACGTCCGAAGCCGGCAAGTACGGCATGAAAGCCGGCGGCGCTTCGTCCGAATGGCATGAACAAGCGGAGAAAATCGAACAGTTCCTGATCGACAAGCAGGACCCGGCGGCGATCACGACCGATGCCGAAGGCCATACCGACGTCGTATCCGGCGTGTCTATCCACGTGAACGATTTCACGAAGCTTGCGGAGACCGCTCTTGCGGCAGGCCCGGTCGAAGCCGGCCCGTACAAGGACGGCGCGTATCACGCGGAAGCGGCCGATTTCGATACCGAAAGCGGCTGGAAAGAAACCGTGGACGCGACGGTAGCGGCCGGACGCATCGTGGCGATCAACTTCAGCGGCAGCAATGCGGCCGGCGAAGACAAGAAAACGAATTCCAGAGAAGGCAAGTACGGCATGAAAGCCGGCGGCGCCCAAGCGGAATGGCATGAAGAAGCGGAAAAAGCCGAGCAGTACGTGATCGAAAAACAAGATCCGGCGGCGGTCGAAACGAAGGAAGACGGAACGACCGACGCGATCAGCGGCGTGACGATCCATGTCGCCTCCTATCTCAAGCTGGCCGAACAGGCGCTGGCGGACGCGAAATAA
- a CDS encoding GNAT family N-acetyltransferase — protein MDYVRVTDIADPLFAGLHRLMSEIFPPEEVLAFDLWKEPLEDPGIRVFVAVHEGEVVGATEYRYYADDEIAMTDFTIIGRPGLGIGPFLASRREADLKRLAAEAGGTLQGMFAEIYDPYRSNEHPFGGVKPMDPFVRREVLAHLGYRRLDFEYVHPSWQQDGEAVSGLDLCFLPYAGQSSLPGIFVARFLRTYYGVLEPKPAAWTDMVESLERGGDAALLPL, from the coding sequence ATGGACTATGTTCGCGTAACCGATATTGCCGATCCGCTGTTCGCCGGCCTGCACCGGCTCATGAGCGAGATTTTCCCGCCCGAAGAAGTGCTGGCGTTCGATCTCTGGAAAGAACCGCTGGAAGATCCCGGCATCCGCGTCTTCGTCGCGGTGCATGAAGGGGAAGTCGTCGGCGCCACGGAATACCGCTATTATGCCGACGACGAGATCGCCATGACCGACTTCACGATCATCGGCCGTCCGGGACTCGGTATCGGCCCGTTCCTCGCGTCGCGCCGCGAAGCGGACCTGAAGCGTCTGGCCGCCGAAGCCGGCGGCACGCTGCAGGGCATGTTCGCCGAAATCTACGATCCGTACCGCTCGAACGAACATCCATTCGGCGGAGTGAAGCCGATGGACCCGTTCGTGCGGCGCGAAGTGCTGGCCCATCTCGGCTATCGCCGTCTGGACTTCGAATACGTCCATCCGTCCTGGCAGCAGGACGGCGAAGCGGTAAGCGGGCTCGACCTGTGCTTCCTGCCTTATGCCGGGCAGTCTTCGCTGCCGGGAATATTCGTCGCGCGGTTCCTGCGCACGTATTACGGCGTGCTTGAACCGAAGCCGGCGGCATGGACGGACATGGTGGAATCGCTCGAACGCGGCGGCGATGCCGCGCTGCTTCCCCTGTAA
- a CDS encoding FAD-dependent oxidoreductase: MTKIVILGGGYGGVLTAKKLAKNFKKNTDVQIQLIDRNPYHTLLTELHEVAANRTPEDAVKIELKKIFAGLKVDVVLDEIGGIDFESRSLQGQQASYAYDYLVIGTGSKPTFFGIPGAQEHSYTLWSYDDAVRLKDRFRRMFTEASQEKDPAIRREKLSFVVVGAGFTGVELIGEMAEYRSELCREFYIDPSEVRMIVADMAPKILPLLPEKLIAKSERYLKKLDVEIITGKPITGVSDTGVDLSGQKLTARTVIWTAGVEGADILDKLDVQQKGRKRIETNDKLQSLDHENVYVVGDNIFFIPEGEERPVPQMVENAEHAAPLIAHNITADIKGGTKKSYKPAFHGMMVSIGSRYGVASVGLPGKFFSLTGFFAMFAKHAINVLYLFTVLGFNKVWTYLMHEIFHAHDRRTFLGGHFSKRSPNFWLVPLRVFVGWMWLHEGWDKLQKVVADPNHIFLIPPDPHADVVSAASEAVGNVATAVDAQAAASAVENAGQAVQAIPVPGFVSDMVSSMMDLMFYTGDGGYTWLATAFQIGMVAAEIVFGILLIVGLFSAIASIATIGMGLMIWSSGMAPTDMWWYWFAAFALIGGSGSIFGLDYYVLPWLKKHWKKTWFAKRWYLYTD, from the coding sequence ATGACAAAAATAGTAATTCTCGGCGGTGGCTACGGCGGCGTCCTGACGGCGAAGAAATTAGCCAAAAACTTCAAAAAAAATACCGATGTCCAGATCCAGCTGATCGATCGCAATCCTTACCACACGCTGCTGACCGAACTGCACGAGGTGGCCGCGAACCGGACGCCGGAAGACGCGGTCAAAATCGAATTGAAAAAGATTTTTGCCGGCCTCAAAGTTGACGTCGTGCTCGACGAGATCGGCGGCATCGACTTCGAATCCCGCTCGCTCCAGGGACAGCAGGCGTCCTACGCTTACGATTACCTCGTGATCGGGACCGGCTCCAAGCCGACGTTCTTCGGCATCCCCGGCGCGCAGGAACACAGCTACACGCTCTGGTCCTACGACGATGCGGTCAGACTCAAAGACCGGTTCCGCCGGATGTTCACCGAAGCGTCGCAGGAAAAAGATCCGGCGATCCGCCGGGAGAAACTGTCGTTTGTCGTCGTCGGCGCGGGCTTCACGGGCGTCGAATTGATCGGCGAAATGGCCGAATACCGCAGCGAACTGTGCCGGGAATTTTATATCGATCCGTCCGAAGTGCGCATGATCGTAGCCGATATGGCTCCGAAAATCCTGCCGCTGCTGCCGGAGAAATTGATCGCCAAATCCGAACGGTATCTTAAAAAGCTCGATGTCGAGATCATTACCGGCAAACCGATTACGGGTGTCTCCGACACCGGCGTGGACCTCAGCGGCCAGAAGCTGACGGCGCGGACGGTCATCTGGACAGCCGGCGTCGAAGGCGCAGATATTCTCGACAAGCTCGATGTGCAGCAAAAAGGCCGCAAGCGCATCGAAACGAACGACAAGCTGCAAAGCCTCGATCACGAAAACGTGTATGTCGTCGGCGACAACATCTTCTTCATTCCGGAAGGCGAAGAACGCCCGGTTCCGCAGATGGTCGAGAACGCCGAACATGCCGCTCCGCTGATCGCGCACAACATTACGGCCGATATCAAAGGCGGCACGAAAAAATCGTACAAACCGGCTTTTCACGGCATGATGGTGTCGATCGGCAGCCGGTACGGCGTCGCGAGCGTAGGTCTGCCGGGCAAATTTTTCTCGCTGACCGGATTTTTCGCGATGTTCGCCAAACACGCGATCAACGTGCTGTACCTGTTCACCGTGCTCGGCTTCAATAAAGTGTGGACGTATCTTATGCACGAGATTTTCCATGCCCACGATCGCCGGACGTTCCTCGGCGGACACTTCTCGAAGCGCTCGCCGAACTTCTGGCTCGTGCCGCTGCGCGTGTTCGTCGGCTGGATGTGGCTGCATGAAGGCTGGGACAAGCTGCAAAAAGTCGTGGCCGACCCGAACCATATTTTCCTCATCCCGCCCGATCCGCATGCCGACGTCGTCAGTGCCGCTTCCGAAGCGGTCGGCAACGTGGCGACGGCGGTCGATGCCCAGGCGGCCGCTTCCGCGGTCGAAAACGCCGGTCAGGCCGTGCAGGCCATCCCTGTGCCGGGCTTCGTCTCGGACATGGTCAGCTCGATGATGGATCTGATGTTCTACACCGGCGACGGCGGCTACACGTGGCTGGCGACCGCTTTCCAAATCGGCATGGTCGCCGCGGAAATCGTATTCGGCATCCTGCTGATCGTCGGCCTGTTCTCGGCCATCGCTTCGATCGCCACGATCGGCATGGGCCTGATGATCTGGTCGTCCGGCATGGCGCCGACCGATATGTGGTGGTACTGGTTCGCCGCATTCGCCCTTATCGGCGGTTCGGGCAGCATCTTCGGACTCGACTATTACGTCCTGCCTTGGCTCAAGAAACACTGGAAAAAAACCTGGTTTGCCAAGCGCTGGTACCTCTATACCGACTGA
- a CDS encoding GNAT family N-acetyltransferase, whose protein sequence is MPPVERYEKTGYVFREGQPQRLRIRNYGPADIQGLIAIQRECFPPPYPSELWWNREQLLRHMEIFPVGALCAEVEGRLVGSLTTLIASFDPKQAQHSWSDMTDNGYIGTHDPFGNTLYVVDISVSPAARGLGLGKQMLQSAYELVVGLGLVRLLGGARMPGYGAVRTQLTPEAYVDDVLHGRRRDPVIGFLLHCGRTPLSVVTDYLDDPESADHALLMEWRNPLLKP, encoded by the coding sequence ATGCCTCCTGTCGAACGCTACGAGAAGACCGGCTACGTCTTCCGCGAAGGACAGCCCCAGCGGCTGCGCATCCGCAATTACGGGCCGGCCGATATACAAGGCCTGATCGCGATCCAGCGCGAATGCTTCCCGCCGCCTTATCCGTCCGAGCTCTGGTGGAACCGCGAGCAGCTGCTCCGGCATATGGAAATCTTCCCTGTCGGGGCGCTGTGCGCCGAAGTGGAAGGACGCCTGGTCGGCTCGCTCACGACACTGATCGCCTCGTTCGATCCGAAGCAGGCGCAGCACAGCTGGAGCGACATGACCGATAATGGGTATATCGGCACGCATGATCCGTTCGGTAATACGCTGTACGTCGTCGACATCAGCGTGTCGCCGGCTGCGCGCGGTCTCGGACTGGGCAAGCAGATGCTCCAATCGGCCTATGAGCTGGTCGTGGGACTGGGTCTTGTACGTCTGCTTGGCGGCGCCCGCATGCCCGGTTACGGCGCTGTCCGAACGCAGTTGACGCCGGAAGCTTATGTCGACGACGTTCTGCACGGCCGCCGCCGCGATCCGGTGATCGGCTTCCTGCTGCACTGCGGGCGCACGCCGCTGTCCGTCGTGACGGATTATCTGGACGACCCGGAATCGGCCGACCACGCGCTGCTGATGGAATGGCGCAATCCGCTGCTAAAGCCCTGA
- a CDS encoding polyprenyl synthetase family protein, producing MNLPDALRIDLRRIEREMKRIVKSDKDLPPSSELADALLRTIDAGGKRLRPMLVLVGGRFGKRADDPRLFQLAAAAEFIHTASLIHDDLIDRSALRRGEPALHTRIGPAKALYVGSYMSARVVELMAQADGKAGADRPSFASFATAELCLGEYEQLEHAYDYDLGLDEYLSKSRRKTAHLMAVSLEFGARAAGAPEEICRRLHAFGEHLGLSFQIRDDLLDLTASSRQLGKPAGSDLLGGQVTLPVLYALEDPALAAEIRSVGRDTDPALIAPLLDKIRSSGALERAESFGAQELERACEIARSLGEYAASADLLKLADYFGGRKF from the coding sequence ATGAACCTGCCTGACGCTCTGCGAATCGACCTGCGCCGCATCGAACGGGAGATGAAGCGCATCGTCAAAAGCGACAAAGACCTTCCGCCCAGCTCCGAGCTGGCCGACGCGCTGCTGCGCACGATCGACGCCGGAGGCAAGCGGCTGCGGCCGATGCTCGTCCTCGTCGGCGGCCGCTTCGGCAAACGCGCCGACGATCCCCGCCTGTTCCAGCTGGCGGCCGCGGCGGAATTTATCCATACCGCTTCGCTCATTCACGACGACCTGATCGACCGTTCGGCGCTGCGGCGGGGCGAACCCGCGCTGCATACGCGGATCGGGCCGGCCAAAGCGCTGTACGTCGGAAGCTATATGTCGGCCCGCGTCGTCGAGCTGATGGCCCAGGCCGACGGCAAAGCCGGCGCGGACCGGCCAAGCTTCGCGTCGTTCGCGACGGCCGAACTGTGCCTCGGCGAATACGAGCAGCTCGAACACGCATACGATTACGATCTCGGGCTGGACGAGTATTTGTCCAAGTCCCGCCGCAAGACCGCCCATCTGATGGCCGTCTCGCTGGAATTCGGCGCCCGCGCCGCCGGGGCGCCGGAAGAGATCTGCCGCAGGCTGCATGCGTTCGGCGAGCATCTGGGCTTGTCGTTCCAGATCCGGGACGACCTGCTCGATTTGACGGCTTCGTCCCGGCAGCTCGGCAAGCCGGCGGGAAGCGACCTGCTCGGCGGGCAGGTGACGCTGCCCGTGTTGTACGCGCTCGAAGATCCCGCGCTCGCGGCGGAGATCCGCAGCGTCGGCCGGGATACCGATCCGGCCCTGATCGCTCCGCTGCTGGACAAGATCCGCAGCAGCGGAGCCCTGGAACGCGCGGAAAGCTTCGGCGCGCAGGAGCTTGAGCGAGCCTGCGAGATCGCCCGTTCGCTCGGCGAATACGCCGCTTCGGCCGATCTGCTGAAGCTGGCCGACTATTTCGGCGGACGGAAATTTTAG